GAGACAAAAGTAGCTAACGACGATCCTAAACTTCGGAAAACCGATCTCATACCTGCGTATAAGTTTCGCTCTTCATCTTTAAATGCAGACATCAGCAGACTATCCAGAAGGTTAGACAGCATCGTCGCACCTCCGCCGCGCAGCAAGAACATAACCCCAAACAGCCATACCGGCATGATCATGTATAGAGATACACACAGCAAGATATTTACCACAAAAACGGAAATGATGGCTATGTTGTATCCGAATCGTTCCATAATATATGGAGTCAGTAACGAACAGATAAACAATACGATACCGTTGATTGCCAGTAGAAGTGATACCTGATCATCCATCCAGTCCAGACGGAACTTTACAATGACATTCAGAAAAGAGCCTGTCAGAGCGATAGAGCCTCCAAGCAAAGCCGTAAACACAGCAAACAGCCACAAGGTTCCGGACGATATTTTAGCCATTAATATGGAAAATCCTCCAGAGGGCGATTTTTCTATCGCTTCCTCCTGTGATCTCTTCCTTTCCGTTGGCAGCCAAAACGCTCTTATGACTCCATGCAGTACAAGCACCAAAGCGGTCAGCAAGAGAGTAACTTCATATCCCCTGCTCCCCTCAAAACCTTTCGCAATGTAACCGGCAGCTAAGGTACCTAAGCCCGTAAAGGCAGTAAAGACAGCAAACATTAGAGAATATGCGCGTGCCTCTTCTTTCCGGGACTTGCAATAATGGAAGAGCAACTGGATCTCTGTTGTCTCGACAAGCGTTAGACCGGCGGACACCAGAATTTGAGCAGCATAAAACCAAATCAATTCCTCACTGACCGCAAACAGAACATTTCCTGCCGCGATAAAGAATACTCCGGCTACAAGCAGCTTCTTTCTCCCTATCCTATTTGCTAGCATTGACACGGGTATGGCAAGAACCCCCATAATCAGAATCCCCGTGGACACCAACGCTCCGATCTCATCTTCCCTAAGACCTCTAAAAAGCAAGTGTAAATTTAGAACAAGTGTGTATAGACCAATACCTACACCGTAAAATGCTTCGCTAATGAGAAAACGGCGTACACCCGTAGACAGCTGAAGCAGGTCTTTGATGTAAAAGGACATGTCATTCCCCTTTTCCTGAAATCCGGTGCAACCTTATACGAATAACAATCTTATTCATATATTTTCGCTTCCGAACGCATTCGGTAGCTTAGTGCCCCCGGATCCGTGTCCTCCGCCGCATAGGCCTGTAAAAGAATACGGAACTGGAAAGGTTCCGGCTTGACGGTATACTCGGGGGATTGTGCAGGACCGCAGCTGTTGCTTCCAAGCCCGTTCTGGCGGTAATCCAAATTGAGTGTAATAAAATTGCTCGGAACAAGATCACTTATGTGCATGGCTGATTCCAGATTAATATCGGTGTACCTGCTTGCGCTAAAATTGAGAACAGGCACACCCGTGGCAAGAAGGCCCGTCCCAGCACCATCTGCAATAGAGATCCACCGGACATCCGTACGGTTACCGTTCTCCTGCGGATAAATATAAGGCGTAAACAAACCGTCTACCGTACTCCGG
Above is a window of Paenibacillus uliginis N3/975 DNA encoding:
- a CDS encoding MFS transporter, whose translation is MSFYIKDLLQLSTGVRRFLISEAFYGVGIGLYTLVLNLHLLFRGLREDEIGALVSTGILIMGVLAIPVSMLANRIGRKKLLVAGVFFIAAGNVLFAVSEELIWFYAAQILVSAGLTLVETTEIQLLFHYCKSRKEEARAYSLMFAVFTAFTGLGTLAAGYIAKGFEGSRGYEVTLLLTALVLVLHGVIRAFWLPTERKRSQEEAIEKSPSGGFSILMAKISSGTLWLFAVFTALLGGSIALTGSFLNVIVKFRLDWMDDQVSLLLAINGIVLFICSLLTPYIMERFGYNIAIISVFVVNILLCVSLYMIMPVWLFGVMFLLRGGGATMLSNLLDSLLMSAFKDEERNLYAGMRSVFRSLGSSLATFVSGLILSVQNYQLPFLATAGALLACGLYYIWWIRPVLFKRISGSIGA